In Treponema rectale, a single genomic region encodes these proteins:
- the rpoC gene encoding DNA-directed RNA polymerase subunit beta' — MRDIQDFASLKIKLASPDTIRNWSYGEVKKPETINYRTLRPERDGLFCERIFGTTKEWECYCGKFKSIRYKGVICDRCGVEVTHFKVRRERTGHIELAAPVSHIWYYQAVPSRMGTLLGLKVADLRSILYYEKYIVIDPGDTDLKKKQLLSEDEYNEALERFGETFTAGMGAEAIKTLLENLDLDALAEELRAKMIEKGAKTDKTLLRRIEIVENFRASGNKASWMILDVVPVIPPDLRPMVQLDGGRFATSDLNDLYRRVINRNNRLKRLQSLAAPDIIIRNEKRMLQESVDSLFDNTKRKNRVVKGASSRPLKSISDMIKGKQGRFRQNLLGKRVDYSGRSVIVVGPELKLWQCGLPEKMALELFKPFIMKKLVDKGVVFNIKKAKMLVESEATEVFAILDEVVREHPVMLNRAPTLHRLGIQAFEPVLVPGKALKLHPLACKAFNADFDGDQMAIHVPLTQAAQMECWTLMLSARNLLDPANGKTIVAPSQDMVLGIYYMTSIKPNAKGTGKFFSSADEVRLAASSGAIEWQAKIKIHKNILNKCVSGDENLEDKYIETSAGRLAFNEFMPEEVDYQNDQLGDKKLKKMIEDVYHNEQTSDKKVKAMISEFFAEKGKPFDKITAEALDELMAEPSFIKKIEVLYNRETPFEESKLRKLIISLYATDRAWLTIQMLDAVKACGYKNATFYGATLSMDDILVPDIKVKKVEEANKEAERVINEWSKGSITADERYNRVTEIWSHVNDELTETMYKNMAAHRDGFNTIYMMADSGARGSKKQMSQLAAMRGLMQKPNGDIIELPVKSNFKEGLSVIEYFISSNGARKGLSDTALKTADAGYMTRRLVDVAQDVVVNEKDCGTINGIDYTAIKDGETVVVPLATRIAGHYTIERVIDPVSGELLADVNQYIDEALAAKIDKAGVEKVKLRTVLTCESKHGICVMCYGKDLARNKIVEIGEAVGTIAAQSIGQPGTQLTLRTFHTGGAADTSSEDNHITMKYPVYIESVSGTHVETKEGNWLFTRRGSMIVTKLFNKYDVPSGAEVLVEDGARVRKDTPVIRNGSKEEVASDNGRIILKGKVMYLVSNDQKVEISNGSKIYAAYVNADCVADANVPVGEFDPFSEPIIAEVSGYIHYEDIIPGVTLEEHTDIQTGNTERHISDLHLDVKQPRLIISDEDGNELGSYHLPAGALLLAEDKQSVEAGFVLAKLPKAAAKANDITLGLPRVSELFEARKPKNPAVISQITGEVSFGKVVKGKRTVIVTDEYGKQFNHLVPMTKRLLVRDGDKVEAGEKLCDGSVDAHDVLNVLGEDALQNFLMDEIQGVYRAQGVDINDKHIGAIIRQMLKKVEIVNVGDTRFIFGQQVDKYTFREENAEVIAKGGQPAVARPMFQGITKAALATDSFISASSFQETTRVLTNAAIAGSVDHLRGLKENVIIGHMIPAGSGMRQYHNIKLTDKSNVDLDAKMEEILELRRQEELEAHPEEVMYGPEDTAGMDD, encoded by the coding sequence ATGCGTGACATTCAGGATTTTGCAAGTCTTAAAATCAAGCTTGCTTCACCGGATACGATTCGTAACTGGTCTTATGGCGAAGTAAAAAAGCCGGAAACCATTAATTACCGTACTCTTCGTCCGGAGCGTGACGGTTTGTTCTGTGAACGCATTTTCGGAACTACAAAGGAATGGGAATGTTACTGTGGTAAGTTCAAGAGCATCCGTTATAAGGGTGTAATCTGTGACCGCTGTGGTGTAGAAGTTACTCACTTTAAGGTTCGCCGTGAACGCACAGGTCATATTGAACTTGCAGCTCCTGTAAGCCACATCTGGTATTATCAGGCAGTTCCAAGCCGCATGGGTACACTCCTCGGGCTTAAGGTAGCAGATCTCCGCTCAATCCTGTATTACGAAAAATACATTGTTATTGATCCGGGTGATACAGACCTGAAGAAAAAACAGCTTCTTTCTGAAGATGAATATAATGAAGCTCTTGAGCGCTTTGGTGAAACCTTCACAGCAGGTATGGGTGCAGAAGCAATAAAGACTCTTCTTGAAAACCTTGATCTTGATGCACTTGCAGAAGAACTTCGTGCAAAGATGATTGAAAAAGGTGCAAAGACGGACAAAACTCTTCTTCGCCGCATTGAAATTGTAGAAAATTTCCGTGCTTCCGGAAACAAAGCAAGCTGGATGATTCTTGACGTTGTTCCTGTAATTCCGCCGGATCTTCGTCCTATGGTTCAGCTTGACGGTGGTCGTTTTGCAACTTCTGACCTTAACGATCTTTACCGCCGTGTAATTAACCGTAATAACCGTCTTAAGAGACTTCAGAGCCTTGCTGCTCCTGATATCATTATCCGTAATGAAAAGCGTATGCTTCAGGAATCAGTAGACTCACTCTTTGATAATACAAAGCGTAAGAATCGTGTTGTTAAGGGAGCATCAAGCCGTCCTCTCAAGTCAATTTCTGACATGATTAAGGGTAAGCAGGGTCGTTTCCGCCAGAACCTTCTTGGTAAACGTGTAGACTACTCAGGTCGTTCCGTAATCGTTGTTGGTCCGGAACTTAAGCTCTGGCAGTGCGGTCTTCCTGAAAAAATGGCACTTGAACTCTTCAAGCCTTTCATTATGAAAAAGCTTGTTGATAAGGGTGTAGTATTTAATATTAAAAAGGCAAAGATGCTTGTTGAAAGCGAAGCTACAGAAGTATTCGCAATCCTTGATGAAGTTGTTCGTGAACATCCGGTTATGCTTAACCGTGCTCCTACACTTCACCGTCTTGGTATTCAGGCATTTGAACCTGTTCTTGTTCCAGGAAAGGCTCTTAAGCTTCATCCTCTTGCATGTAAGGCTTTCAACGCCGACTTCGACGGTGACCAGATGGCTATTCACGTTCCTCTTACTCAGGCAGCACAGATGGAATGCTGGACATTGATGCTTTCTGCACGTAACCTTCTTGACCCTGCTAACGGTAAGACTATCGTTGCTCCATCTCAGGACATGGTTCTTGGTATTTATTACATGACTTCCATTAAGCCAAATGCCAAGGGAACTGGAAAATTCTTCAGTTCTGCAGATGAAGTTCGTCTTGCAGCATCAAGCGGCGCAATTGAATGGCAGGCAAAGATTAAGATTCATAAGAACATCCTTAATAAGTGTGTTTCTGGGGATGAAAATCTTGAAGATAAATACATTGAAACTTCAGCAGGACGTCTTGCATTCAATGAATTCATGCCTGAAGAAGTAGATTATCAGAACGATCAGCTTGGTGATAAAAAACTTAAGAAGATGATTGAGGATGTTTATCACAATGAACAGACTTCTGATAAGAAAGTTAAGGCAATGATTTCTGAGTTCTTTGCAGAAAAAGGAAAGCCTTTTGATAAAATTACAGCAGAAGCTCTTGATGAACTTATGGCTGAACCTTCATTCATTAAGAAGATTGAAGTTCTTTACAATAGAGAAACACCTTTTGAAGAATCAAAGCTTCGTAAGCTTATTATCAGTCTTTATGCTACTGACCGTGCATGGCTTACAATTCAGATGCTTGATGCCGTTAAGGCTTGTGGTTATAAAAACGCTACATTCTATGGTGCAACTCTTTCTATGGACGACATTCTTGTTCCTGATATTAAGGTTAAGAAGGTTGAAGAAGCAAATAAGGAAGCAGAAAGAGTTATTAATGAATGGTCAAAGGGATCCATTACTGCTGATGAACGCTATAACCGCGTAACTGAAATCTGGAGTCACGTCAACGACGAACTTACAGAAACTATGTATAAGAACATGGCTGCACATAGAGACGGATTTAATACAATCTACATGATGGCCGATTCTGGTGCCCGTGGTTCTAAGAAACAGATGTCTCAGCTGGCTGCAATGCGTGGACTTATGCAGAAGCCTAACGGAGATATTATTGAACTTCCGGTTAAGTCAAACTTTAAGGAAGGTCTTTCGGTTATTGAGTACTTTATTTCTTCAAACGGTGCCCGCAAAGGTCTTTCAGATACAGCTCTTAAGACAGCCGATGCCGGTTACATGACCCGTCGTCTTGTTGATGTTGCACAGGATGTTGTTGTTAATGAAAAGGACTGCGGTACAATCAACGGTATTGATTACACAGCAATTAAAGACGGTGAAACAGTAGTTGTTCCACTTGCAACAAGAATTGCCGGACATTACACAATTGAACGTGTTATTGACCCTGTATCAGGAGAACTTCTTGCAGATGTAAACCAATACATCGATGAAGCTCTTGCTGCAAAAATTGATAAAGCCGGTGTAGAAAAAGTTAAGCTTCGTACAGTCCTTACTTGTGAAAGCAAGCATGGTATCTGCGTAATGTGCTATGGAAAAGACCTTGCACGTAACAAGATTGTTGAAATTGGTGAAGCTGTAGGTACAATTGCAGCTCAGTCTATCGGACAGCCGGGTACTCAGCTTACACTCCGTACATTCCATACTGGTGGTGCGGCTGATACTTCTTCTGAAGACAACCATATTACAATGAAGTATCCGGTTTACATTGAAAGCGTATCCGGAACACACGTAGAAACAAAAGAAGGTAACTGGCTCTTCACACGTCGTGGTTCTATGATAGTTACAAAACTTTTCAATAAGTATGACGTTCCGTCTGGAGCAGAAGTTCTTGTTGAAGATGGTGCCCGTGTTCGTAAGGATACTCCTGTTATCAGAAATGGTTCTAAAGAAGAAGTTGCTTCAGATAACGGACGCATTATCCTTAAGGGCAAAGTTATGTACCTTGTAAGTAATGATCAGAAGGTTGAGATTTCCAACGGTTCGAAGATTTATGCCGCATACGTTAATGCAGACTGTGTTGCAGATGCAAATGTTCCTGTCGGTGAATTTGATCCGTTCAGTGAGCCTATTATTGCTGAAGTTTCAGGATACATTCACTATGAAGACATTATTCCGGGTGTAACACTGGAAGAACATACTGATATTCAGACTGGTAATACAGAACGTCATATCAGTGATCTTCATCTTGATGTAAAACAGCCTCGTCTTATCATTAGTGATGAAGATGGTAACGAACTTGGTAGTTATCACCTTCCGGCTGGAGCTCTTCTCCTTGCAGAAGATAAACAGTCTGTTGAAGCAGGATTTGTTCTTGCTAAGCTTCCTAAGGCAGCTGCAAAAGCTAACGATATTACTCTCGGTCTTCCACGTGTATCAGAATTGTTTGAAGCACGTAAACCAAAGAACCCTGCCGTAATTTCACAGATTACTGGTGAAGTAAGTTTCGGTAAGGTTGTTAAAGGTAAGCGTACTGTTATCGTAACTGATGAATACGGTAAGCAGTTCAACCACCTTGTTCCTATGACAAAGCGTCTTCTTGTACGTGATGGTGATAAAGTTGAAGCCGGAGAAAAACTTTGTGACGGATCAGTAGATGCACATGACGTACTTAATGTACTCGGTGAAGATGCTCTTCAGAACTTCCTTATGGATGAAATCCAGGGCGTTTACCGTGCACAGGGTGTAGATATTAACGACAAGCATATCGGTGCAATTATCCGCCAGATGCTTAAGAAAGTAGAAATTGTTAATGTTGGTGATACAAGATTTATCTTTGGTCAGCAGGTTGACAAGTATACATTCCGTGAGGAAAATGCAGAGGTTATTGCAAAAGGTGGACAGCCTGCCGTTGCACGCCCTATGTTCCAGGGTATTACAAAGGCAGCTCTTGCTACTGATTCCTTTATTTCTGCATCTTCATTCCAGGAAACAACCCGTGTTCTTACAAATGCTGCTATTGCAGGTTCCGTTGATCATCTTCGCGGTCTTAAAGAGAATGTTATCATCGGACATATGATTCCTGCAGGAAGCGGTATGAGACAGTACCACAACATCAAGCTTACAGATAAATCAAATGTAGACCTTGATGCAAAGATGGAAGAGATTCTTGAACTTCGCAGACAGGAAGAACTTGAAGCTCATCCTGAAGAAGTAATGTACGGTCCTGAAGATACAGCAGGAATGGATGACTAA
- the rpoB gene encoding DNA-directed RNA polymerase subunit beta yields the protein MFAKSKKIVRQYIGKDIKDFMPLPNLIDIQLSSFEEFIQKDRQLKKEPLLNQGLQEVFNSTFPIESPNGDMVLEYEFYELDFANIKFSELECKKKGLTYAVPLKARINLNFIETGAILQKDIYMGDVPLMTDRGTFVINGAERVVVSQIHRSPGVIFQHDKGVYSSRIIPYRGSWLEFEIDQKKELIYAKIDRKKKILGTIFLRALGYSSREEIISCFYKTETVKVPSDSTKREALVGRVLASAVLIKDADSGEDKNLFRAGDKLHPHDLDDLVANGITEINVIKFNAKKDPDNKDEKNPSLDSEMIVNCFEREEIIFAKDGKEVLDEPTKEDCLAKVYQVLMPGEPITYEAAEKDLTSMFFTNRRYDLGRVGRYKLNKKFDFPETVEDVVLTKDDIIQTMKHLIEVYTGDEPLDDIDHLGNRRIRSVGELLTNQFKTAFARMERIAKDRMNLKETETLKPQDLISIKPIVSAVREFFGSSQLSQFMDQCNPLAELTHKRRLNALGPGGLSRDRAGFEVRDVHWTHYGRMCPIETPEGPNIGLIVSLAIFTRVNDYGFLEEPYRKVVDGKATDEVEYLSAMDEEKYYVGQVTEGMKEDGSFPTDLISCRHRGDYTSRAPKDIQYMDVSPRQVISVSASLVPFLEHDDANRALMGCNMQRQAVPLIFPEPPHVGTGMEAKTAYDSGVLIKAKRDGEVVWVESDLIKIKPNGAKNGELDEYPILKYQKTNSDTCNHQRPTVQVGEKVKKGDVIADGSATFNGELALGRNILVGFVPWNGYNYEDAVLISQRVVKEDMYTSIHIHEFQTEIRETKLGPEKITRDVPNTSEKALDNLDAEGIVRVGAKVRSGDILVGKVTPKSETETTPEFKLLNSIFGEKAKEVRDNSLKLPHGVQGVVIGIERLKRSEGDELNPGVDEVVKVVIADKRKLVVGDKMAGRHGNKGVVARILPVEDMPYLDDGTPLDVCLNPLGVPSRMNIGQIMESELGRAGMVLNEWYNSPAFQTPSQEQIAEKLVEAGLSPDCKQLVHDGFTGETFVNPIFVGVIYFMKLHHLVDDKMHARSTGPYSLVTQQPLGGKAQFGGQRLGEMEVWALEAYGAANTLQEMMTIKSDDMNGRSKVYESIVKGDPSAPIGVPESFNVLVQELRGLALDFTIYDDKGTQIALTERDQEIIDKSNAGFDKENEDA from the coding sequence ATGTTCGCTAAAAGCAAAAAAATCGTACGTCAGTATATCGGAAAGGATATTAAAGACTTCATGCCGCTTCCGAATCTTATTGACATCCAGCTTTCTTCATTTGAAGAATTTATTCAGAAAGACAGACAGTTGAAAAAGGAACCTCTGCTTAATCAGGGTTTACAGGAAGTTTTCAACTCAACATTCCCTATTGAAAGTCCTAATGGCGACATGGTTCTGGAATATGAATTCTATGAACTTGATTTTGCCAATATTAAATTTTCCGAATTAGAGTGCAAAAAGAAAGGCCTTACTTATGCAGTTCCTCTCAAGGCCCGCATCAATTTGAATTTTATTGAAACAGGAGCAATCCTGCAGAAAGATATTTATATGGGCGATGTTCCGCTTATGACAGACAGAGGTACCTTTGTAATCAATGGTGCTGAGCGCGTTGTTGTAAGTCAGATTCACCGTTCTCCTGGAGTTATTTTCCAGCATGATAAGGGTGTATACTCAAGCCGTATCATTCCTTACCGCGGATCATGGCTCGAATTTGAAATTGATCAGAAAAAAGAACTTATTTATGCAAAGATTGACCGCAAGAAGAAGATTCTTGGAACTATATTCCTCAGAGCTCTCGGTTATTCTTCCCGTGAAGAAATCATCAGCTGTTTCTATAAGACAGAAACTGTAAAGGTTCCTTCAGATTCTACAAAGCGTGAAGCCCTTGTAGGAAGAGTTCTTGCATCTGCAGTTCTCATTAAAGATGCTGATTCTGGTGAAGATAAAAATCTTTTCCGTGCCGGTGATAAACTTCATCCGCATGATCTGGATGACCTCGTTGCAAACGGAATTACTGAAATTAATGTAATTAAGTTCAATGCAAAGAAAGATCCTGACAATAAGGACGAAAAGAATCCTTCTCTTGACAGCGAAATGATCGTTAACTGTTTTGAACGCGAAGAGATTATTTTTGCAAAAGACGGAAAGGAAGTTCTTGATGAACCTACAAAAGAAGACTGTCTTGCAAAAGTATATCAGGTTCTTATGCCTGGTGAGCCTATTACTTATGAGGCAGCAGAAAAAGATCTTACAAGCATGTTCTTTACGAACCGCCGCTATGATCTTGGCCGCGTAGGTCGCTATAAGCTTAACAAAAAATTTGATTTCCCGGAAACTGTTGAAGATGTTGTTCTTACAAAGGACGATATCATTCAGACAATGAAGCATCTTATTGAAGTTTATACAGGCGATGAGCCTCTTGATGATATTGATCACTTGGGTAACCGCCGTATCCGTTCAGTAGGTGAACTTCTTACAAATCAGTTCAAGACAGCTTTTGCACGTATGGAACGTATTGCAAAAGACCGCATGAACCTTAAAGAAACAGAAACTCTTAAACCTCAGGATCTTATTTCCATTAAGCCTATCGTTTCTGCAGTACGCGAATTCTTCGGTTCATCACAGCTTTCACAGTTTATGGATCAGTGTAATCCTCTTGCAGAACTTACACATAAACGTCGTCTTAACGCTCTTGGTCCTGGTGGTCTTTCTCGTGACCGTGCAGGCTTTGAAGTTCGTGACGTACACTGGACTCACTATGGACGCATGTGTCCTATTGAAACTCCTGAAGGTCCAAACATCGGTTTGATTGTTTCTCTTGCTATTTTTACCCGCGTAAATGATTACGGATTCCTTGAAGAACCATACCGCAAGGTTGTAGACGGAAAGGCAACTGATGAAGTTGAATACCTTTCTGCAATGGATGAAGAAAAGTACTACGTAGGTCAGGTTACAGAAGGAATGAAAGAAGACGGTTCATTCCCTACAGATCTTATTTCCTGCCGTCATCGCGGTGACTATACAAGCCGTGCTCCGAAAGATATCCAGTACATGGATGTTTCTCCTCGTCAGGTAATTTCTGTATCTGCATCTCTCGTTCCGTTCCTTGAACATGATGACGCTAACCGTGCTCTCATGGGTTGTAACATGCAGCGCCAGGCTGTTCCTCTTATTTTCCCGGAACCACCACATGTAGGTACCGGTATGGAAGCAAAGACTGCTTATGATTCAGGTGTTCTTATTAAGGCTAAGCGTGACGGTGAAGTTGTCTGGGTAGAAAGTGACCTTATTAAGATTAAGCCTAATGGTGCTAAAAATGGTGAGCTTGATGAATATCCAATCCTCAAGTACCAGAAAACTAACAGTGATACATGTAATCATCAGAGACCGACAGTTCAGGTTGGTGAAAAGGTTAAGAAAGGCGATGTAATTGCAGACGGTTCAGCTACATTTAATGGTGAACTTGCTCTTGGACGCAATATTCTCGTAGGTTTCGTTCCTTGGAACGGATATAACTATGAGGACGCTGTTCTTATCAGCCAGAGAGTTGTAAAGGAAGATATGTATACTTCCATTCATATTCACGAATTCCAGACAGAAATTCGCGAAACAAAACTCGGTCCTGAAAAGATTACCCGTGATGTTCCTAATACATCAGAAAAAGCACTTGATAATCTTGATGCAGAAGGTATCGTTCGTGTCGGTGCAAAGGTACGTTCCGGAGATATCCTTGTAGGAAAGGTAACTCCTAAATCAGAAACTGAAACAACTCCGGAATTCAAGCTTTTGAACTCAATCTTCGGTGAAAAGGCTAAAGAAGTACGTGATAATTCCCTTAAACTTCCACACGGTGTTCAGGGTGTTGTAATCGGTATTGAACGTCTTAAGAGAAGTGAAGGCGATGAACTTAATCCTGGCGTAGACGAAGTTGTAAAGGTTGTAATTGCAGACAAGCGTAAGCTGGTTGTCGGAGACAAGATGGCCGGTCGTCACGGAAACAAGGGTGTCGTTGCACGTATTCTTCCTGTTGAAGACATGCCGTATCTTGATGATGGAACTCCACTTGATGTTTGTCTTAATCCGCTTGGTGTTCCTTCCCGTATGAATATCGGACAGATTATGGAAAGTGAGCTTGGTCGTGCAGGTATGGTACTTAATGAATGGTACAATTCTCCTGCATTCCAGACACCTTCACAGGAACAGATTGCAGAAAAGCTTGTTGAAGCTGGTCTTTCTCCAGATTGTAAGCAGCTTGTACATGACGGATTTACAGGTGAAACATTTGTAAACCCTATTTTTGTCGGTGTAATTTACTTCATGAAACTTCATCACCTTGTTGATGATAAGATGCATGCCCGTTCAACTGGTCCATACTCACTGGTTACTCAGCAGCCATTGGGTGGTAAGGCACAGTTTGGTGGACAGCGTCTCGGAGAAATGGAAGTTTGGGCTCTTGAAGCATACGGTGCAGCAAATACACTTCAGGAAATGATGACAATCAAATCTGATGATATGAACGGTCGTTCTAAAGTGTATGAATCAATCGTTAAGGGTGATCCTAGTGCTCCTATCGGTGTACCTGAATCATTCAACGTTCTTGTTCAGGAATTGCGCGGTCTTGCTTTGGATTTCACTATTTATGATGACAAGGGCACGCAGATTGCTCTTACTGAGCGTGATCAGGAAATAATTGACAAGTCAAATGCTGGATTTGACAAGGAGAATGAAGATGCGTGA
- the rplL gene encoding 50S ribosomal protein L7/L12 has product MAALTNDEILEAIANMTVQQAADLVKAMEEKFGVSAAAPVAVAAGPAAAAAEEQTEFTVTLESFDAAKKIPVIKAVREITGLGLGEAKALVEGAPKVLKENVSKADADKMIADIEAAGGKASKK; this is encoded by the coding sequence ATGGCAGCTTTAACAAACGACGAAATCCTTGAAGCAATTGCAAACATGACAGTTCAGCAGGCAGCTGATCTCGTAAAAGCAATGGAAGAAAAATTTGGTGTATCTGCAGCAGCTCCTGTAGCAGTAGCAGCAGGTCCAGCAGCAGCTGCAGCTGAAGAACAGACAGAATTCACAGTTACTCTTGAATCATTTGATGCAGCAAAGAAAATCCCTGTTATCAAGGCTGTTCGCGAAATCACAGGTCTCGGACTTGGTGAAGCAAAAGCTCTTGTTGAAGGCGCACCAAAAGTTCTTAAGGAAAATGTTTCTAAGGCAGATGCTGACAAGATGATCGCTGACATCGAAGCAGCTGGTGGAAAAGCAAGCAAGAAATAA
- the rplJ gene encoding 50S ribosomal protein L10, with amino-acid sequence MAIMAKKLQPAKTAAIEETKKVLGEFSNFVFVDYRGLTVEQITKLRAGLREKNSQLKVFKNNFARLAFDELKNDEVAQYLSGPTAIALIKDEANESAKVLFDFAKDTPALVIKGAWVDGELYDAAKIEALAKLPGKKQLIAMLMSAINGPARKLAGTLQAYVEKLEKEGPAAAAPAAEAAPAPAAE; translated from the coding sequence ATGGCTATCATGGCAAAAAAACTTCAGCCTGCTAAGACAGCTGCAATCGAAGAAACAAAGAAAGTTCTTGGTGAATTTTCTAACTTTGTATTCGTTGACTACCGTGGTCTCACAGTAGAACAGATTACAAAACTTCGTGCTGGTCTTCGTGAAAAGAATTCACAGCTTAAAGTTTTTAAGAACAATTTTGCTCGTCTTGCTTTTGACGAACTTAAGAATGATGAAGTTGCACAGTATCTTTCTGGTCCAACAGCTATCGCTCTTATAAAGGATGAAGCTAACGAATCTGCAAAAGTTCTTTTTGACTTTGCTAAAGATACTCCTGCCCTTGTAATCAAAGGTGCTTGGGTTGACGGCGAGCTTTATGATGCTGCTAAAATTGAGGCTCTTGCAAAACTGCCTGGAAAGAAACAGCTCATCGCTATGCTTATGTCTGCTATCAATGGTCCTGCAAGAAAACTTGCTGGTACATTGCAGGCTTATGTTGAAAAATTGGAAAAAGAAGGTCCTGCAGCAGCAGCACCTGCAGCAGAAGCTGCACCAGCTCCAGCAGCTGAGTAA
- the rplA gene encoding 50S ribosomal protein L1 yields MKHGKNYRESLKKYDPAKKYDVTEACQLVKDLHYVKFDETVELSVSLKLEKNQTVRDTLVFPHQFKGEKRVLVFCKEDRVQEALDAGATYAGSTEYLDKVKGGWLDFDVAVATPDMMKDVGRLGMVLGRKGLMPNPKTGTVTPNIAEAVAELKKGRTEFRADKGGVVHIAVGKVSMDTKDTAENVNAFLTELNRKKPADAAIGFVRSVSISSSMGPGVWVDYKEGE; encoded by the coding sequence ATGAAACACGGAAAGAATTACCGCGAATCACTTAAAAAGTATGACCCGGCTAAAAAGTACGATGTTACTGAAGCTTGTCAGCTTGTAAAGGACCTTCACTATGTAAAGTTTGACGAAACTGTTGAACTTTCAGTTTCTCTCAAACTCGAGAAAAACCAGACTGTACGTGATACTTTAGTATTCCCGCATCAGTTCAAAGGCGAAAAGAGAGTACTCGTTTTCTGTAAAGAAGACCGCGTACAGGAAGCTCTTGATGCCGGTGCAACTTATGCCGGATCTACAGAATACCTTGATAAAGTTAAGGGTGGCTGGCTTGATTTTGACGTAGCAGTTGCTACTCCTGACATGATGAAGGACGTTGGTCGTCTTGGTATGGTTTTGGGACGCAAAGGTCTTATGCCTAACCCTAAGACAGGAACTGTTACACCAAATATCGCAGAAGCTGTTGCTGAACTCAAAAAGGGTAGAACAGAATTCCGCGCTGATAAAGGTGGAGTAGTTCACATTGCTGTAGGTAAAGTATCTATGGATACAAAAGATACAGCAGAAAACGTTAACGCTTTCCTTACAGAATTGAACCGTAAGAAGCCTGCTGACGCTGCAATTGGATTTGTACGTTCAGTTTCTATCAGTTCTTCTATGGGACCTGGTGTTTGGGTTGACTATAAGGAGGGTGAATAA
- the rplK gene encoding 50S ribosomal protein L11, with protein MATKKVTAVIKLQCPAGAATPAPPIGPALGPHGVPAPKFVQEFNDRTKNMEKGLIIPVVITAYQDKSFTFILKTPPAAVLIKKAAGLQKGAANPLRDKVGKISQKQLEEIAKQKLPDLNANDVEAAKKIIAGTARSMGVEVEAE; from the coding sequence ATGGCCACAAAAAAGGTAACAGCTGTCATCAAATTACAGTGCCCTGCAGGCGCTGCAACTCCAGCTCCACCAATCGGCCCTGCTCTTGGACCTCACGGTGTTCCTGCTCCAAAGTTTGTTCAGGAATTTAACGACCGTACCAAGAACATGGAAAAGGGACTTATCATCCCTGTAGTAATCACTGCTTATCAGGACAAATCATTTACATTTATTCTCAAGACTCCTCCTGCAGCTGTTCTTATCAAGAAAGCAGCTGGACTTCAGAAGGGTGCTGCAAATCCTCTCCGCGACAAGGTTGGAAAGATTTCACAGAAACAGCTTGAGGAAATTGCAAAACAGAAGCTTCCTGATCTTAACGCAAATGACGTTGAAGCAGCTAAGAAAATCATCGCTGGTACTGCACGCAGTATGGGTGTAGAAGTGGAGGCTGAATAA
- the nusG gene encoding transcription termination/antitermination protein NusG, translating to MSKSWYILQVYTGYEQKIYRTLNKLIADGTLDSSIVCDVKLPCEEVAEVRNGKKVTRNNLLLPGYLMIELDLPQIGWKDPCSTIRRIQGVSGFVGTDPSVKPRPITSDEAKRLLQAAGEIKGEKSVRVKQNYEIGDQVKIIEGPFATFSGAIEEVNAERNKLRVNVQIFGRATPVEVDVLQVEKI from the coding sequence ATGTCTAAAAGCTGGTATATCCTTCAGGTTTATACAGGTTATGAACAGAAAATCTATCGCACTCTTAACAAGCTTATAGCAGACGGAACGCTTGATTCTTCTATCGTTTGTGATGTAAAGCTTCCTTGTGAAGAGGTTGCTGAAGTTCGTAACGGAAAAAAAGTTACACGTAACAATCTTCTTCTTCCCGGATACCTTATGATTGAACTTGATCTTCCTCAGATCGGATGGAAAGATCCTTGCTCAACAATCCGTCGCATTCAGGGTGTTTCTGGATTTGTAGGAACAGATCCTTCTGTAAAACCTCGTCCTATTACATCGGATGAAGCTAAGAGACTTCTTCAGGCTGCCGGAGAAATTAAAGGCGAGAAATCAGTTCGCGTTAAGCAGAATTACGAAATCGGTGATCAGGTTAAGATTATCGAAGGTCCTTTTGCAACATTTAGCGGAGCTATTGAAGAAGTTAACGCAGAAAGAAATAAACTTCGTGTTAACGTTCAGATTTTCGGAAGAGCAACTCCTGTTGAGGTTGATGTTCTTCAGGTTGAGAAGATCTAA
- the secE gene encoding preprotein translocase subunit SecE, with product MKKIIRFFEECIAELKKVTWPTKGEALSSVKVVFISTIVVAVALGVFDWIFTTGATTLLGSK from the coding sequence ATGAAGAAGATTATTAGATTTTTTGAAGAGTGTATTGCAGAGCTTAAGAAGGTAACATGGCCTACAAAAGGTGAAGCTCTTTCTTCTGTAAAAGTTGTATTTATTTCTACAATCGTCGTAGCTGTTGCACTTGGTGTTTTCGACTGGATTTTTACTACAGGCGCTACAACTCTCCTTGGCTCTAAATAA